The following coding sequences are from one Gossypium raimondii isolate GPD5lz chromosome 4, ASM2569854v1, whole genome shotgun sequence window:
- the LOC105766694 gene encoding uncharacterized protein LOC105766694, protein MGSTSSAMAEKVSWYCALLMAVMLVMSCCQEPNERDEEGMMRVVHQSKKPCDEIYVVREGETLHTISEKCGDPFIVEHNPHIHDPDDVFPGLVIKITPFLSTTGRP, encoded by the coding sequence ATGGGTTCAACAAGCAGTGCAATGGCAGAGAAGGTTTCTTGGTACTGCGCATTGCTCATGGCAGTGATGCTGGTGATGAGCTGCTGCCAAGAACCGAATGAAAGGGATGAGGAGGGAATGATGCGGGTGGTGCACCAGTCCAAGAAGCCATGCGATGAAATATACGTGGTTCGGGAGGGGGAGACTTTGCACACCATCAGTGAAAAATGTGGGGATCCTTTCATTGTTGAACACAATCCTCACATACATGACCCGGATGATGTTTTCCCTGGCCTTGTCATCAAGATTACTCCTTTCCTTTCCACAACAGGTAGACCGTAG
- the LOC105766693 gene encoding uridine nucleosidase 1, which produces MDCELKKDCHDGIVVNGGSDGLLLSHANSNKLIIDTDPGIDDSMAIFMAFQNPEYEILGLTTIFGNVQTEDATRNALLLCEIAGRPDVPVAQGSPEPLTGGRPIVADFVHGSDGLGNILLSPPKTSKSDKAASEFLVEKVSEYPGEVSILALGPLTNLALAIKRDSSFASKVKNIVVLGGSFFALGNVNPAAEANIYGDPEAADVVFTSGANIVIVGLNITTQVLMTDVDLLELKQSEGKYAQVLCDMCKFYRDWHVKSDGIHGIFLHDPVSFMALARPDLFTYKKGVVRVETQGIYKGHTLLDQGLKRWNGSNPWTGYSPVSVAGAVNVDEVLNYIKQQLMKP; this is translated from the exons ATGGATTGTGAATTAAAGAAAGATTGTCACGATGGAATTGTCGTTAATGGCGGAAGCGATGGCCTTTTACTCTCACATGCCAACAGCAACAAGCTCATTATCGATACCGATCCCGGGATTG ATGATAGCATGGCGATCTTTATGGCATTTCAAAATCCAGAATATGAGATCTTAGGTTTGACCACCATATTTGGCAATGTCCAAACCGAAGATGCCACTCGTAATGCCTTACTTCTG TGTGAAATCGCAGGGCGTCCTGATGTTCCTGTAGCACAAGGCAGCCCCGAGCCGCTTACG GGTGGGAGGCCGATTGTTGCCGACTTTGTTCATGGCTCTGATGGACTGGGGAATATACTCCTATCTCCTCCAAAAACTAGCAAATCTGATAAGGCTGCCTCTGAATTTTTAGTTGAGAAGGTTTCTGAATATCCTGGTGAAGTATCTATACTAGCACTTGGACCACTCACAAACTTGGCACTG GCAATCAAAAGGGACTCTTCCTTTGCCAGCAAGGTGAAGAATATAGTTGTACTTGGTGGCTCATTCTTTGCATTAGGAAATGTAAATCCTGCTGCTGAAGCAAAT ATATATGGGGACCCTGAAGCAGCTGATGTTGTGTTTACGTCGGGAGCAAATATCGTTATAGTTGGACTAAACATTACTACCCAAGTCCTAATGACAG ACGTTGACCTCCTCGAATTGAAGCAATCAGAGGGGAAATATGCTCAGGTTCTATGTGACATGTGCAAATTCTACAGAGATTGGCATGTGAAGTCCGACGGTATACAtg GGATATTCCTCCATGATCCTGTTAGTTTCATGGCTCTAGCTCGGCCCGATCTCTTCACATACAAGAAGGGAGTGGTGAGGGTCGAAACGCAGGGCATATACAAGGGGCATACCTTGTTGGACCAAGGATTAAAAAG ATGGAATGGAAGCAATCCATGGACAGGCTATTCCCCAGTATCCGTTGCAGGGGCAGTCAATGTGGATGAAGTCcttaattatattaaacaaCAGTTGATGAAACCATGA